Below is a window of Coregonus clupeaformis isolate EN_2021a chromosome 15, ASM2061545v1, whole genome shotgun sequence DNA.
tTGTGTAGTGAAgtaattcttcactggatcagtctgaaactttgcacacacactgctgccatctggtggacaacatctaaattacttctagaatcctacatcactgtctggcctttctcttgcattttttaaaatagaaaacacgtttattatcttttaccagatctaatgtgttatattctcctacattaatttcacatttccaagagtgtgcatatccttgcttcaggtcctgagctacagtatgtcattttaggtgaaaatggaaaaaaaagggtccgatccttaaggggttttaagcatggtcaagttaataatgatGATGTATtgaaccacccagacacatcaaagatacagtcgtccttctgaactgagctgcaggacaggaaggaaactgggTGAATACTTAAGATAGGTGCTGTAAACACCAGATAATCAGATAGGTACTGTAGACTCCAGATAGTCGGATAGGTACTGTAGACTCCAGATAGTCGGATAGGTACTGTAGACTCCAGATAGTCGGATAGGTACTGTAGACTCCAGATAGTCGGATAGGTACTGTAGACTCCAGATAGTCAGATAGGTACTGTAGACTCCAGATAGTCAGATAGGTACTGTAGACTCCAGATAGTCAGATAGGTACTGTAGACTCCAGATAGGATAGGTACTGTAGACTCCAGATAGTCAGATAGGTACTGTAGACTCCAGATAGTCAGATAGGTACTGTAGACTCCAGATAGTCAGATAGGTACTGTAGACTCCAGATAGTCAGATAGGTACTGTAGACTCCAGATAGTCAGATAGGTACTGTAGACTCCAGATAGTCAGATAGGTACTGTAGACTCCAGATAGTCAGATAGGTACTGTAGACTCCAGATAGTCAGATAGGTACTGTAGACTCCAGATAGTCAGATAGGTACTGTAGACTCCAGATAGTCAGATAGGTACTGTAGACTCCAGATAGTCGGATAGGTACTGTAGACTCCAGATAGTCGGATAGGTACTGTAGACTCCAGATAGTCGGATAGGTACTGTAGACTCCAGATAGTCAGATAGGTACTGTAGACTCCAGATAGTCAGATAGGTACTGTAGACTCCAGATAGTCAGATAGGTACTGTAGACTCCAGATAGTCGGATAGGTACTGTAGACTCCAGATAGTCAGATAGGTACTGTAGACTCCAGATAGTCAGATAGGTACTGTAGACTCCAGATAGTCAGATAGGTACTGTAGACTCCAGATAGTCAGATAGGTACTGTAGACTCCAGATAGTCAGATAGGTACTGTAGACTCCAGATAGTCAGATAGGTACTGTAGACTCCAGATAGTCAGATAGGTACTGTAGACTCCAGATAGTCAGATAGGTACTGTAGACTCCAGATAGTCAGATAGGTACTGTAGACTCCAGATAGTCAGATAGGTACTGTAGACTCCAGATAGTCAGATAGGTACTGTAGACTCCAGATAGTGAGATAGGTACTGTAGACTCCAGATAATCAGATAGGTACTGTAGACTCCAGATAATCAGATAGGTACTGTAGACTCCAGATAGTCAGATAGGTACTGTAGACATGTCTCAAcaattttttatatttatttcccCCTTTTCATTACAGGCAGATATGAGAATACGGCACGCCACTGAACACACAATACAAATAGAGGAAGTATCATTCTTAATTACTGTCATACTGTGAGCCGTTGACAAAAATGGAAACAACAGGAAATATACATTAGGAAATATATACTGTTTATTCATTTTTCTACATCGTACCCTGACTCACACACAATATAATAGTCACATGAAGCACTTTTTCACCCACGTACTCAGGCAGGCTAGAAAGCACAGTGCATAAATGTAACTGGAACCAAAATAAGCCCAGCCCAGGTTTCCCCGATCCTAGTCTGAGACCCAGTGTATATGTTTATCAACCAACAGGAAACTGGTCAGTGATAATGTAGTGGTCCCATGACATCACCTCAATGTGCACTTCCAGTTCAAGTCAAGTCCATGCCTAAAACAAAGTTTTATTTTCACAATATCTAATCCAGCTGGAGTAAAATGCTGCATACACAATGGGCTTCCCAGACCAGGACTGAAGGAGAACTGGTCCATCCCCACAATGGGCTTCCCAGACCAGGACTGAAGGAGAACTGGTCCATCCCCACAATGGGCTTCCCAGACCAGGACTGAAGGAGAACTGGTCCATCGCCAATTCACCTTAAAGTTGCAATCAGCAGGAAAAAGATGAGGgacggggctggagaaatgtaaccactcaaattcatagacagagctatggacgCAATATATACGAGgctactttgtttacaaacattgggaGTGAAACAAGTTTATATTTTGGATTCTGATGGGATACGAAAGTTGAACTAAGCTcgtgaggcatttataagttatattctttaagaatcaatgggttcatatcattaatttataagtccttaaatagatgtagcaactgctgattgcccctttaaacctCTTGACCCCTGTTGGTTCTCTGTCATTGCTTGACGATAGAAGTTGTCCCTAACTTATATCCTTAACCAATACGAGAATATAAACCCATATCTGATCTGGGATCAGAGGATAAGGACAAATTCTACCTTCTCCTTATTGACCCTGTGTGGCCTAGTCTAGACCTTGGAGAGCAAGCCAGACTCGGGGGCGCTGGCCTTGATGATATTCTGGATCTCCTTGAATTTTGGGTGCTCCTTGTCGCCTACCAGCTGGAGGAGGACAGACTCACTGGTGGTGACAATGATCCCGGTGCGAGCCATTCgctgagagagatagaaagagagatagatagagagagagacagatagaaagagatagaacgagagagaaagagagagagagagagagagagagagagagagaaagagagcgatagagagagagagagagagagagagagagagagagagagagagagagagagagagagagagagacagagagaaagaaagaaagagagagatagagaaagaaagagagagagatagaaagagtgaaagagagatagaaggagtgaaagagagacataaaaagcaagagagagatagaaagagaaagatagaaagagagaaagagagagatagaaagagagagagagaaagatagagagatagaaatagagagagatagaaagagaaagagagatagaaagagagatagaaagagagagagagaaagagagagagagagaaagagagagagatagaaagagagaaagagagagagagagagagatagaaagagagagatagagagagagatagaaagagagagagagatagaaagagagagatagaaagagagagatagaaagagagagatagaaagagagagagaaaatgaagaGGAGGTGGGTCAGGTGAGGAATGTTATTTCGTGGCAAGTACCCACTagcacttcctgaattgaccggaattgaaatggaattgtttAAATGGATTGCTGTTAGAAGCACCGTCTTTCACCATATAAATGTTGAAAATAACTTGTTGAAAATGTTTCAGCAGCATATATATTTGATGGAAATAGAGTCAAATAGCTTATTCACCCAATATCCCTTAGCTAACCTAGCAGAGCCGTCTTATCGCGATACCAATACCCTGTTGCTTTTTAATTTGCCGCATTCTTTGTTCACAAATGAAATCATGTAATATCACTGATTCATTCTCATTGACAGCCTGCGAGCTACCGGTCGCCTGCGAGCTAACATGTTGGAGACCCCCGCCCCCGTGCTAGTGTAATGTTTTCATATTACACTTGTATGATATTATGTAAATAATATGAACATGTGATAATATATGAACATATACATTTAAATAAAATACATGGAAATATGATACTTACCTCCAGTGCAAACATTCTGTCCATCATGCTGCGGGATGAGGTGGAGTCAGCCACGATGTGCACCTCGAAACCCCTCGCTTGCAGGTCCAGGGCTGTCTGCTGGATGCACACATGGGtctgagacagacacacaggtcgTCTGGGTTACTTATAGGAAGAGCTATGTTCAAAGTCCTGATGACAAAATGGCTACTAATAAGGACACATATTTGGTTATTAAGTGCATAGGTTCTAAAGTGTACTGTACTGGGATTTCACACTCTGTAGGCCAATCGGCTGCACCACTCAACTACACCCTTAGATGGCGGCAACATGTAAGAAGACAGTCTCCACCCCTGTACAATTTGAGTAGATTTTTGCAGATtggatatacatttacattacattttagtcatttagcagacactcttatccagagcgacttacaggagcaattagggttaaagtgccttgctcaagggcacatcgacagatttttcacctggtcggctcggggatcagaaccagcgacctttcggttactggcacaacgctcttagctacctgccgccctactgtAAACCAGTGGTTTTTAACACAGGTGTGTCGCAAAACTTTTCCTAATCTTGATcttttttcttggaacactcacTTATAAAAAGTGTGGAATGCACCTGGAATTTTATTTGGGAGCACTAGTGGAGGTCAGATAAAACATTACATGGTACATGGTTACATCTGTGTGGTTGTTTCCAGTGTCCAGTGTGCTGAGGCTGTTGTTACATTTGTATCATTTAAGGGGTGTGCATCACAAGTCATTTGTATCATTTTTATGTTGCCTGTGGAAACCGTTAGCACCAGGCAAGTCTGATTAGGCTTAGCTGTCCTCACAGCCTCTGCTACAGAAACAAACGGAGCATGGCTTTGTGTCCGTGGTCGCATCTTTACCATGCAGAAAACCGCTCGTCTCTAGCACCACAAACCGTTCAAAACTAAACACCTACTTTACCggagctaaaaaaaaaaatcttgctGGGGCGTGGATTCGCGGAACACTCTTAAAGGGTTACACACAAATTAATAATGAGTAaagaactatactgaacaaaaacataaacgcaacaattttactgagttacagttcatataaggaaatcagtcaattgaaatacattcattaggccctaatctatggattgcacgtgactgggcaggggtgtagccatgggtgggcctgggagggtttaggtccacccactggggagccaggcccagccaatcagaatgagtttttccccacaaaagggctttattacagacagaaatactcctcagtttcattagctgtccgggtggctggtctcagacgattctGCAGGTGAAAccgccggatgtggaggtcctgggctggtgtggttacacgtggtctgcggttgagaGGCCAAttggccaaattctctaaaacgacgttggaggcggcttatagtagagaaatcaACATAAAATtatcttgcaacagctctggtggacattcttgcagtcagcatgccaattgcatgctccctcaaaacttgagacatctgtggcattgtgttgtgtgacagaactgcacattttattgtccccagcacaaggtgcacctgtgtaacgatcatgctgtttaatcagctttttgatatgccacacctgtcaggtgtatggattatcttggcaaaggagaaatgctcaataacagggatgtaaacaaatttgtgcacaacatttgagagaaatacgctttttgtgcgtatggaacatttctgggatattttatttcagctcttgaaacatgggaccaatactttacatgttgcactTATATCTTTGTTCAGTATATGAAAACTATGAAAATATTTCAAACAAACACtatttaatttataaaaaaacgtaTGGATCAGATGAGATGGAGGTCAATATCACTTAATAAATGAATAGGGAAATGTTAGGTGTTTTATCCCTTCAAGGTGTTTTACGGTtcaaaaaaaggttgggaaccactggtgttGGTTcacatcctctcagatctccacaagtgcaaaTGGCGTACGGTCTGGGAGTCGATTTGGGATTCAAggacagtctccctctctctaaaccTTACCTCCACCCCGAACAGCACAACACTGCGGACCCCCGGCAGGGCGGCCAGGGCTGCCTCGGCCTCAGGCAGCACCATGGAGAACTTGGTCTTGGGGAACACCAGCCTGGCTCCAGTGATGTCCATCTCCTGCACCGTGCTGCCCAGGCCTTTGGGGTACTGCTCCGACACGATAACGGGAATCCCCAGGATACGAGCCCCCTGGAGCTACACAGtcgaggggatggagggagagaggggaatataTACATGTCATATACAGATctatgatcttaatttgagccagttttcaacagcaggaaaataatcctgcagcaacaggaaatgtgaattattatgtggattataatgaatggacattttttgtaggggccgataaatttttcgtaagggaaaatcgagtcaaatttcaaagtgaaaattacaaacttcagaagcctttttaaacctcaaatacacaagttttaaatgtcctgtTTTACTTGCAACAGGGTGAttaaattaagattctacatctgtataataatatatgccattccGCAGACGTTTTTCTCCAAAGCCATTTACAGTAGTGCATGCATACGTTTTCGTAATgtaaaagagagatggagaaggagagagaaagggagatggagaaagagtaTGGAAAaggaggaaaagggagagagagagagagagagagagagagagagagagagagagagagagagagagagagagagagagagagagagagagatactgaacaaaaatataaacacaacatgtaaagtgttcctctgtagctcaattggtagagcaattgcgcttgtaacgccagggtagtgggttcgatccccgggaccacccatacgtaaacatgtatgcgcacacgactgtaagtccctttggataaaagcgtctgctaaatggcatattattaattattattttaagtgttggtcccatgtgtcatgagctgaaataatcaTAGTCACAAAAAGCCAgcccaggagtgtgcaaagctgtcatcaaggcaaagggtggctactttgaagaatctcacatataaaatatattttgatttgtttaacacttttttggggttactacatgattccatatgtgttatttcatagttttgatgtcttcactattattctacaatgtagaaaatagtaaaaaataaagaaaaacccttgaatgagtaggtgtgtccaaacgtttgactggtactgtatgtatacacacacacacacacacacacacacacacacacacacacacacacacacacacacacacacacacacacagttcatgaACATGGGGCACACTGTCCTCTCTACCCTTCCCTCTCACTCTAACCTCCAGAGAAACATGGTTATGGGAACGTCAGAGGCTGACCCTGTATCTGGTCAGTTTCTCAACAGTAGACAGCCCAGTAACATGACCACGCGTCCTGCCCTCCCTCTCTGGTTgtgtcgcaaatggcaccctattccctatatagtgcactacttttgaccagagtcctatgtggtgcactatatagggaatagggtaccatttgggacagtcTCCCTGTGTTTTCAAACAggaagagacagacagtatgtatCATCATGTTAATGTGTGGGTGAGACCTGAGACAGACAGCGTGTATCATCATGTTAATGTGTGGGTGAGAcctgagacagacagtatgtaTCATCATGTTAAATAGTATGTTTagctaatttgtaacatattgtacgtttagcaaatttgtaacatttaatacgaattgtaatttgtaacatagcCTACGATACGAAacggatgatggacatccacaaattaatacacaccatacgaaatgtaaaatatcatactaaatggagtgtctcggatttacatacagagtAATACGTAATGCTCTGAGACCTGGTTGTAGCCAATATGTAATTGGCAAATTTTTCATGcctctgacatgcggtaatgataaataagggtgtaatagcctacagttttcttgacattttgttttCATTTTTGTGATAGGCTcactatttattttgccaggACGCCGGACCGCCTTGCCTGGAGGTAGGTATTAAAGAGGCTGTACAGTTATATTGACCCAAAGCGGTTTTGAGAGAAAAGAGTCCCCTTAATGGACAGAAAATAATGTATCATTTACATACAATATAATATAAATACACATATTGTTTAAATGTAAATTAACAACAGTGTATGAAAAGGGGGTCAATTTACCAGTCTCTGTCCCACACTGATGATGTCACCGAAGTATTTGATAGCTGGGCGGAATCTTTCCTGCATGTCACAGCAGAAGAAGGCCGTGGTGGCAGGGATCAGGTTCCCCAATATTGTCACCTGCATATAAAACAAATAGATGATTTATGGTTTTGCCATCATATTTTTATATTTAGCATACATTATCAATGACTGAGCTTTAATTGACTGCTTTGTCTTTGAGGAGAAATAAGTATTTATGGTATATTAACTATGTGTGTCTTTCAGTGGGGTTGGGATAAAGTGGAAGACGGATTTCCGTTGGACCTTGTGTAAAATTGGACAATAAAAGGAATCTTAATCGTAATATTTGACGTACTATGAAGTATAGTATCTACAGTATAATAGAAATGATAGAATTGAACGTTTTGGTTTGGTTCAGCTCCGTGGTGTATTCAGTAGATTACGGCTTAATGACAAGCACAACAAAAGAATCAGCGACATGCTTCTGATCCTTTTATACCAGCTCATCCCAGTACTGGTCAGGCATTTCACTTATTCTCTTTTTAATATCTCAATGCCACGGCAGAGTATTAATTTACTGAACATATCTTTAATATCACTATTGCTATTATAGACCAAAAATTAATAAGGAAGGGAGAAATAGTATTGTGACATCTCGACAAAGAAATACATTTGTCAGAGTTGAGTGATTCATTTGCCACTGTCTCTCCGTAACTTGGTTGTAATCGTACGATAAGATTTGAAAGATCTAGGTCCGGTTTACCAGACACGTTAAGCCCTGGATTAAAAAGCACTTTTAAACGGAGACTCTCCATTGATCATGCTTTTAGTCCAAGACTTACAGCTAGAATCCTTAAATTGGAACAATATCAAagcatccatgatatcaaaagtattgttttaatcatgttttgaggatatacagtgtttgtttacaaatattggagtaaaacaagcttatattttgggttgtgATGGGGTACTACAGTTGAACTGGGAACATGAggtatttataagttatattcttcaagaattgtAGTGTATCATAATGTATTTATGACCATCTTTTAACAGACATTGGACAGTAAGACTAGCCAATGGTTACAATAGGGGTTCAATTGATATCATTTTAAAAAtattggtgtaaagtacttaagtaaaaatacttcaaagtactacttaagtattttttttttggtatctgtacttcaTTACTcaactacattcctaaagaaaataatgtactttttactccatacattttccctgacacccaaaagtacttgttacattttgaatgcttagcagacagacaaatggtctaattcacacccTTATCAAGACAGACTcgctaaacacaaatgcttcatttgtaaatgatgtcttgaGTGtaggtgtgcccctggctatccataaattaaaaacaatttaaaagaaaattgtgccgtctggtttgcttaataaaaggactttgaaatggtttatacttttacttttgatacttaagtatatttaaaacgaaatacttttagacttttacttaagcatcattttactgggtgactttcacttgagtcattttctatcaaggtatctttacttttactcaagtatgacaatggggtactttttccaccactctAAAAAACAAGAGTGGTTATGGTAGTTTCATTGAACATATAATTGGTATTAGTTGAACGGTCCATCtactttttttgttgaaaagtgCCACTGCGAAAGACACAGACTGTCACAATTCTGACATGATTAGCATAAATTACTCAAAATCAGTACACCAAATATGGCCGTCATAGAGCATTGCTTTGGAATGGGTAGAGCATTGCTTTGAATGGGTAGAGCATTGCTTTGAAATGGGTAGAGCATTGCTTTGAAATGGGTAGAGCATTGCTTTGAAATGGGTAGGGCATTGCTTTGAAATGGGTAGAGCATTGCTTTGAATGGGTAGAGCATTGCTTTGAAATGGGTAGAGCATTGCTTTGAAATGGGTAGAGCATTGCTTTGAAATGGGTAGAGCATTGCTTTGAAATGGGTAGAGCATTGCTTTGAATGGGTAGAGCATTGCTTTGAATGGGTAGAGCATTGCTTTGGAATGGATAAAGCATTGCTTTGGAATGGGTAGAGCATTGTTTTGAAATGGGTAGAGCATTGCTTTGAATGGGTAGAGCATTGCTTTGAAATTGGTAGAGCATTGCTTTGAAATGGGTAAAGCATTGCTTTGGAATGGGTAGAGCATTGCTTTGAAATGGGTAGAGCATTGCTTTGGAATGGGTAGAGCATTGCTTTGAAATGGGTAGAGCATTGCTTTGAAATGGGTAGAGCATTGCTTTGAAATGGGTAGAGCATTGCTTTGGAATGGGTAGAGCATTGCTTTGAAATGGGTAGAGCATTGCTTTGGAATGGGTAGAGCATTGCTTTGAAATGGGTAGAGCATTGCTTTGGAATGGGTAGAGCATTGCTTTGGAATGGGTAGAGCATTGCTTTGAAATGGGTAGAGCATTGCTTTGAAATGGGTAGAGCATTGCTTTGAAATGGGTAGAGCATTGCTTTGAAATGGTTATGCCCACttttgtcattctatttctatgttacTAAAGGTTCAATGGCGTTGTCATCTCTAGTGGTGCCAGTGGTTCCTTTGGGGGGGTTCTATTGACAGCTGCCATAGGAATCAGTAGTAAACCTCCCAAGGATTACACAAGGGTCGTTCTTGAATTGTAGTTGCATTTGCGTCCCTTTCCTTTGCAACCATGAAAAACACTTTAAATGACAAATAGTTACACATCAAACATGTTTTTGTTCATTTTGAACTCCCAATGGGCACACCGTGGtcgaatcaatgttgtttccacttcatttcaatgaaattactttGAACCAATGTGGAACAGACGTTGAATTGAAGTCTGTGGCCAGTGGGCTGTTTATTCATGATCAAACATTAGTCCTTTATGCTGTAAAACGTATGCATTGTTTAAAGTACTTAGGGTAagcaaattggcttgtcccaGTAGTGATGTGTAGagttgtagtgacatgttttggggATTTAGCAATATCTTTCAATTGTTTGTAATGCTAGAAAGTGAAAAGTATTTAATATATTGTATAGATGAATAAAAACA
It encodes the following:
- the isoc1 gene encoding isochorismatase domain-containing protein 1 is translated as MPHASVRIHSTHTATGIMADGHSNNNHVPVLLSFSAFSRPSSVPVGSGYEVLIQKFLSIYGRQIDLHRKFMIQLYSDEWAQYIDLPKGFIISEKCKLRFVPLETDVTILGNLIPATTAFFCCDMQERFRPAIKYFGDIISVGQRLLQGARILGIPVIVSEQYPKGLGSTVQEMDITGARLVFPKTKFSMVLPEAEAALAALPGVRSVVLFGVETHVCIQQTALDLQARGFEVHIVADSTSSRSMMDRMFALERMARTGIIVTTSESVLLQLVGDKEHPKFKEIQNIIKASAPESGLLSKV